The following coding sequences are from one Passer domesticus isolate bPasDom1 chromosome 11, bPasDom1.hap1, whole genome shotgun sequence window:
- the LOC135278734 gene encoding EEF1A lysine methyltransferase 4-like, protein MGTPVPDCPTLWVVWGQIRPGVSLEGVKGRTRDLGGRDGKGREGSPWEGSRSSEPHCGVLLGLLLPQVSRVLRPGGCFISITFAQPHFRKPHYAQEAFGWSLRHAACGDGDGALHYFLYTMRKGQPLDPRDAALGRRLHQPPPAPAPPPPPAPPDDDEDYLLAIQL, encoded by the coding sequence ATGGGGACCCCTGTTCCTGATTGCCCCACCCTGTGGGTGGTCTGGGGACAGATCAGACCTGGGGTGTCTCTTGAGGGGGTCAAGGGTAGGACAAGAGATTTGGGGGGGCGTGATGGGAAAGGCAGGGAGGGGTCTCCCTGGGAAGGGAGCCGAAGCAGTGAACCTCACTGTGGGGTTCTCCTGGGGCTTCTCCTGCCGCAGGTGAGCCGGGTGCTGCGCCCAGGGGGCTGCTTCATCTCCATCACCTTCGCCCAGCCCCACTTCCGCAAGCCCCACTATGCCCAGGAGGCCTTTGGCTGGTCGCTGCGCCACGCCGCCTGCGGGGACGGGGACGGTGCCCTGCACTACTTCCTGTACACCATGCGCAAGGGACAGCCCCTGGACCCCCGCGACGCCGCCCTGGGCCGCCGGCTGCACCAgccccccccggcccccgccccgccgccgccccccgcgcccccggACGACGACGAGGACTACCTGCTCGCCATCCAGCTGTGA